In a single window of the Montipora capricornis isolate CH-2021 chromosome 11, ASM3666992v2, whole genome shotgun sequence genome:
- the LOC138024249 gene encoding alpha-(1,3)-fucosyltransferase 7-like: MNTSQRCFLTLIAAAGFIMLVIIGFHFMSDVNFVEFAYHFRMNSSASELKGRSQSVELGTENNFPREMTVILVYTSFFGDTNWVRKGGRCVWYQPEERQCPMDLFEITLNKTRFAESSIVIFHARDMPAVSELKSLLNSRPTSQRWVYALWESPMATPNPSALNGLFNLTWTYRTDSDFWAPYGYYESYREEDGKMNEVATVTDYTEGKSELVAWMVSNCSPQLRLSFVRELKKFIKVDVYGSCSRIFGQSLSCSREKTSDCVRKYKFYLSFENALCEDYITEKYWGYLGDGNVVPVVMGGADYIKLAIPGSYINVMDFKTVKQLAEYLQYLDKNNTAYNEYFTWRLKYKVYQDLLSFCAVCRHFYPDNLPETKVYQDLTEYWSQKGKCNQKDQFVINMLNN; encoded by the exons ATGAATACTTCACAAAGATGCTTTCTGACACTGATCGCAGCTGCAGGTTTTATTATGCTCGTCATTATAGGCTTCCATTTTATGTCTGATGTTAACTTTGTCGAATTTGCCTACCACTTTCGGATGAACAGTTCTGCTAGTGAACTGAAAGGAAGAAGTCAGTCCGTGGAATTGGGAACGGAAAACAACTTTCCTCGTGAAATGACGGTAATTCTCGTGTACACTTCATTTTTCGGAGATACAAATTGGGTGAGAAAGGGTGGAAGGTGCGTTTGGTATCAACCCGAGGAACGGCAATGCCCAATGGATCTTTTTGAAATTACGTTAAACAAGACGCGGTTTGCTGAAAGCAGCATCGTTATATTTCACGCCAGGGACATGCCAGCGGTGAGCGAGTTGAAGTCATTATTGAATAGCAGGCCTACGTCTCAGCGCTGGGTGTATGCACTATGGGAGAGTCCGATGGCTACTCCTAACCCATCAGCATTGAACGGCTTGTTCAACTTGACATGGACTTACAGGACTGATTCAGACTTTTGGGCACCTTATGGGTATTATGAATCATACCGTGAAGAAGATGGCAAGATGAATGAAGTGGCGACCGTGACAGATTATACCGAAGGAAAATCAGAACTTGTTGCTTGGATGGTTAGCAACTGTTCTCCTCAACTGCGACTATCTTTTGTTCGCGAGCTGAAAAAATTCATCAAAGTTGACGTATATGGATCTTGTTCCAGAATATTTGGCCAATCTCTATCTTGTTCACGGGAAAAGACAAGCGACTGTGTTAGAAAATATAAATTCTACCTTTCatttgaaaacgctctatgTGAGGATTACATTACTGAAAAGTACTGGGGTTATCTCG GTGATGGAAATGTGGTTCCGGTGGTGATGGGGGGTGCTGACTATATTAAGCTGGCCATTCCTGGGTCCTATATCAACGTCATGGACTTCAAAACTGTTAAACAATTGGCAGAGTACCTTCAGTATCTAGACAAAAATAATACCGCTTATAATGAGTATTTTACGTGGAGACTTAAGTACAAAGTATATCAGGATCTTTTATCATTTTGTGCTGTTTGTAGACACTTTTATCCCGATAATCTGCCAGAAACAAAAGTGTACCAGGACCTCACAGAATACTGGTCGCAGAAAGGTAAATGTAACCAGAAGGATCAATTTGTTATAAATATGTTGAACAATTGA